Proteins found in one Alicyclobacillus cycloheptanicus genomic segment:
- the fabF gene encoding beta-ketoacyl-ACP synthase II, with protein MTQRVVITGAGVVTPVGNDVETFWANLTAGKSGVSYIQAFDVTDYPVKIAAEVRDFDPGLYMDHKEARRLDRFTQFSIAATAQAIAQSGLQITEDNAHRVGVYIGSGIGGIHTLLENYRVLMERGPRRVSPFVVPMMIPNIASGQVSILYGAQGPNSTSVTACASGAHAIGDAFKLIQRGAADVMIAGGAEAAIVDIALAGFSNAKALSTRNDEPERASRPFDANRDGFVMGEGAGVVVMERLDHALARGATILAEIIGYGLTGDAHHITAPAPEGRGASMAMNQALADANLAPEDVDYINAHGTSTDLNDQFETMAVKKTFGEHAYRLAISSIKSMTGHLLGAAGGVEAIATIRTLQTGVIPPTINYETPDPDCDLDYVPNVARKADVKVAMSNSFGFGGHNASLIFRRYEPKA; from the coding sequence ATGACGCAGCGCGTCGTAATCACGGGTGCAGGTGTCGTTACGCCGGTTGGCAACGACGTGGAGACGTTCTGGGCCAATCTGACGGCCGGGAAGTCCGGCGTCTCCTACATCCAGGCGTTTGACGTAACGGACTACCCGGTCAAGATTGCAGCCGAAGTTCGGGATTTCGATCCGGGACTGTATATGGACCACAAAGAAGCGCGGCGACTGGACCGGTTCACCCAGTTTTCCATCGCAGCGACAGCCCAGGCTATCGCGCAGTCCGGGCTCCAAATCACCGAGGACAATGCGCACCGCGTGGGTGTGTACATCGGCTCCGGCATCGGCGGGATCCACACCTTGTTGGAGAACTACCGCGTGCTTATGGAGCGCGGTCCCCGGCGCGTCAGTCCATTTGTCGTGCCCATGATGATTCCCAACATTGCTTCGGGCCAAGTGTCCATTCTCTACGGTGCGCAAGGGCCAAACAGCACCTCGGTAACAGCTTGTGCATCGGGAGCGCATGCGATTGGAGACGCGTTCAAGTTGATTCAGCGCGGTGCCGCGGACGTGATGATCGCAGGCGGCGCGGAGGCGGCGATTGTGGACATTGCACTCGCCGGGTTCAGCAACGCCAAGGCGCTTTCCACACGCAATGATGAACCGGAGCGCGCGTCGCGCCCGTTTGACGCAAACCGCGACGGGTTTGTGATGGGCGAGGGCGCTGGTGTGGTGGTCATGGAGCGGTTAGATCACGCCCTTGCACGCGGCGCCACGATTCTGGCTGAAATCATCGGCTACGGTTTGACGGGCGACGCGCATCACATCACAGCACCGGCGCCAGAAGGACGCGGTGCAAGCATGGCGATGAACCAGGCGCTGGCAGATGCGAACCTGGCTCCGGAGGATGTGGACTACATCAATGCGCACGGCACCTCCACGGATTTGAACGACCAGTTTGAAACGATGGCCGTCAAGAAGACGTTTGGAGAGCACGCGTATCGGTTGGCCATCAGTTCCATCAAGTCGATGACCGGGCACCTGCTTGGAGCTGCAGGCGGTGTGGAAGCGATTGCGACCATCCGCACGCTGCAGACGGGTGTGATTCCGCCGACCATTAACTACGAAACGCCGGATCCGGATTGTGACCTAGACTACGTGCCCAACGTGGCCAGGAAGGCGGACGTCAAGGTCGCCATGTCCAACTCGTTCGGATTTGGCGGCCACAATGCGTCCTTGATTTTCCGGCGGTATGAACCGAAAGCATAA
- the fabG gene encoding 3-oxoacyl-[acyl-carrier-protein] reductase codes for MMGGQVSIVTGASRGIGRAVAVELGRDGGSVVVNYAGREEEARETAKLIEAAGGRAIIEQADVRVASEADRLVESALAAFGRVDVVVNNAGITRDGLLMRMKDEDWNAVLDTNLKGAFHMIRASARQMMKQRYGRIINISSVVGLIGNAGQANYAAAKSGLIGLTKSAARELASRNITVNAVAPGYIMTDMTSALPESVLEKIQTQIPLGRVGVPAQVAHAVKFLASDLADYITGQVLNVDGGMVM; via the coding sequence TTGATGGGCGGGCAAGTATCCATCGTGACGGGTGCCTCTCGAGGCATCGGCCGAGCGGTTGCCGTTGAACTCGGGCGAGACGGCGGTTCCGTGGTGGTCAACTATGCGGGCCGGGAAGAAGAGGCCCGGGAGACGGCGAAGCTCATTGAAGCGGCGGGCGGCCGCGCCATCATTGAGCAGGCGGATGTGCGTGTTGCATCGGAAGCGGATCGCTTGGTAGAATCAGCGTTGGCAGCGTTCGGACGGGTTGACGTAGTCGTCAACAATGCGGGCATTACGCGAGACGGCTTGTTGATGCGGATGAAAGACGAGGATTGGAACGCCGTACTCGACACGAATCTGAAGGGCGCGTTTCACATGATTCGAGCCAGTGCGCGCCAGATGATGAAGCAGCGGTACGGACGCATCATCAACATCAGTTCCGTCGTCGGGCTGATTGGCAACGCGGGGCAGGCCAATTATGCGGCTGCCAAATCCGGGTTAATCGGTCTGACAAAATCGGCGGCGCGTGAGTTGGCGTCTCGCAACATTACGGTCAACGCGGTTGCACCGGGCTACATCATGACCGACATGACATCTGCCCTGCCAGAGAGCGTTCTGGAGAAGATTCAAACGCAGATTCCGCTGGGGCGTGTCGGGGTGCCAGCGCAAGTGGCGCACGCCGTCAAGTTCCTTGCGTCCGATCTTGCCGATTACATTACCGGCCAAGTGTTGAATGTCGACGGCGGCATGGTCATGTAG
- a CDS encoding beta-ketoacyl-ACP synthase III, whose protein sequence is MTIRAGILGTGSAVPSQILSNADLEKMVETNDEWIVTRTGIRERRIAQPHEATSDFAIPASQRALEMAGVRPEEVDLIICATVTPDMMFPATACIIQDKIGATRAAAFDLSAACSGFLYGLSVAAGFIASGQYRYVLVVAADVLSRIVDYTDRSTAILFGDGAGAALVGPVEGDRGLLAFDLGADGSGGEFLSLPAGGSRMPASYASIDAHLHYLKMEGQETFKSAVKAMAASTEKVLERAGLKREDVDLMVPHQANIRIIEAARKRFGFDENKVVLTIHKYGNSSASSIAIALDESIRAGRAQPGHVLILVGFGAGLTWGAAALRL, encoded by the coding sequence TTGACGATTCGAGCTGGAATTTTGGGCACGGGTTCAGCGGTGCCGAGTCAAATTTTGAGCAATGCGGATTTGGAAAAGATGGTGGAGACAAATGACGAGTGGATTGTGACGCGGACGGGCATTCGCGAGCGCCGCATTGCACAGCCGCACGAGGCCACGTCTGACTTTGCCATCCCTGCCAGTCAGCGTGCGCTGGAGATGGCGGGGGTGCGGCCGGAGGAAGTGGATTTAATTATTTGTGCGACGGTCACGCCGGACATGATGTTCCCGGCCACCGCGTGCATCATCCAGGATAAAATCGGCGCGACGCGCGCGGCGGCGTTTGACCTGTCGGCGGCATGCAGCGGCTTCCTCTATGGATTGTCTGTCGCAGCGGGTTTCATCGCGTCCGGGCAGTACCGGTACGTGCTGGTGGTGGCCGCGGATGTCCTCTCCCGGATTGTCGACTACACAGACCGCAGCACCGCTATCTTGTTTGGGGACGGCGCGGGTGCGGCGCTGGTGGGGCCCGTCGAAGGGGACAGGGGGCTGCTCGCCTTTGACCTGGGCGCAGACGGCTCGGGCGGTGAATTTTTGTCGCTGCCAGCGGGCGGGTCTCGCATGCCTGCCAGCTACGCGTCGATTGACGCCCATCTGCACTATCTCAAAATGGAGGGCCAGGAAACTTTTAAGTCCGCCGTGAAGGCAATGGCCGCCTCCACGGAGAAAGTATTGGAACGGGCCGGCCTGAAGCGAGAGGACGTGGACCTCATGGTTCCGCACCAGGCGAACATCCGAATCATTGAAGCGGCGCGCAAACGGTTCGGATTCGACGAGAACAAGGTGGTCTTGACGATTCACAAATACGGAAATTCGTCTGCGTCATCCATCGCGATCGCGCTGGACGAGTCCATTCGAGCCGGACGGGCGCAGCCGGGTCATGTGCTGATTCTGGTGGGGTTCGGTGCGGGACTCACGTGGGGTGCTGCGGCGCTGCGGCTGTAA
- the rnc gene encoding ribonuclease III, with amino-acid sequence MRTQWDELQERAGVQFESPALLKQAFTHASYRNEHRKSTMEDNERLEFLGDAVLELLVSEHLYRTRPDLPEGELTRIRAAIVCEPALVRFARKLGFHQYVRLGKGEERSGGRERPALLADVFEAFIGALYLEQGLEVARKFVNDHVLAELHPETVQPDFKTTLQERVQQRAGRDLRYEIVEERGPAHAKEFVARVWVGDTVMGTGTGRSKKEAEQNAARSALSVLSAPPHGTVPKSP; translated from the coding sequence TTGCGGACTCAGTGGGATGAATTGCAGGAACGAGCGGGCGTGCAATTTGAATCCCCCGCACTGTTAAAACAAGCGTTTACCCACGCTTCGTATCGCAATGAACACCGAAAGTCCACAATGGAAGACAATGAACGGCTGGAATTCCTCGGTGACGCGGTGCTGGAGCTCCTGGTGAGTGAGCACCTGTACCGGACGCGGCCGGATTTGCCTGAGGGTGAACTGACGCGGATTCGGGCGGCGATTGTCTGTGAACCGGCATTGGTTCGGTTTGCCCGGAAGCTGGGGTTCCATCAGTACGTTCGCCTGGGCAAAGGAGAAGAACGGTCCGGCGGCAGGGAACGTCCGGCACTGCTCGCCGATGTATTCGAGGCGTTCATTGGTGCGTTGTATTTGGAACAGGGACTGGAAGTGGCGCGAAAGTTTGTGAACGACCACGTGCTGGCGGAACTGCACCCGGAAACCGTCCAGCCGGATTTCAAAACCACCTTGCAGGAGCGGGTGCAGCAGCGCGCGGGCCGTGATTTGCGCTACGAAATCGTGGAAGAACGCGGTCCCGCCCACGCGAAGGAGTTTGTCGCGCGGGTCTGGGTGGGAGATACGGTGATGGGGACAGGCACCGGGCGTTCTAAAAAGGAAGCGGAGCAGAATGCGGCACGGTCGGCGCTGAGCGTCTTGTCGGCGCCGCCGCACGGTACGGTCCCCAAGTCTCCCTAA
- a CDS encoding acyl carrier protein — protein sequence MSDVFERVKNVIVDRLGVDEDKVTPQATFKDDLGADSLDVVELIMELEDEFDMEISDEDAEKISTVGDVVTYIQQHQ from the coding sequence ATGTCCGATGTTTTTGAGCGCGTGAAGAATGTGATTGTCGATCGCTTGGGGGTCGACGAAGACAAGGTTACGCCGCAGGCAACCTTCAAGGATGACCTGGGCGCAGATTCGCTGGATGTGGTCGAACTCATTATGGAGCTCGAAGATGAGTTTGATATGGAAATTTCGGATGAAGACGCCGAGAAAATCAGCACGGTCGGCGATGTTGTTACATACATTCAGCAACACCAATAG
- the ftsY gene encoding signal recognition particle-docking protein FtsY, whose amino-acid sequence MGLFDKFRKGLEKSRTGLWGRLGGWIQGGKIDDTVYDEMEEALLAADVGFDTAIWLVEQVRRAQRQNRVTDPKELPRLLMDAMVDALSGPDPQMHFAESGPTLMLVVGVNGVGKTTSIAKLAHYYQQQGKKVILAAGDTFRAAAIEQLTEWGGRIGCDVVRHSQGADPAAVVFDAISAARSRNADLILCDTAGRLHNKANLMNELAKIHKVAERELPGSPHEVLLVLDAVTGQNALSQAKVFQEVVNVSGIVVTKLDGTAKGGVVLPIVRERQIAVKWVGLGEQMDDLEPFDARAFAQAICSYADEAE is encoded by the coding sequence ATGGGGCTGTTTGACAAGTTCCGAAAAGGACTCGAGAAAAGCAGAACAGGCTTGTGGGGGCGTCTGGGCGGGTGGATTCAGGGCGGCAAGATTGATGACACCGTCTATGACGAAATGGAAGAAGCCTTGCTGGCGGCGGATGTCGGGTTCGACACCGCCATTTGGCTCGTCGAACAGGTGCGTCGAGCGCAGCGGCAAAACCGCGTGACGGATCCGAAGGAACTGCCCAGGCTGCTGATGGATGCGATGGTCGATGCGCTGTCTGGACCCGACCCACAGATGCATTTTGCCGAAAGCGGCCCGACCCTGATGCTGGTGGTCGGCGTCAACGGCGTTGGCAAAACGACGTCCATCGCGAAACTCGCGCATTATTACCAGCAGCAAGGCAAAAAGGTGATTCTGGCGGCTGGGGATACGTTCCGAGCCGCTGCGATTGAGCAGTTGACCGAATGGGGCGGCCGCATTGGCTGCGACGTGGTGCGCCATTCGCAGGGGGCCGACCCGGCAGCGGTCGTGTTCGATGCGATTTCTGCGGCGAGGTCGCGAAATGCGGACTTGATTTTGTGCGACACCGCGGGACGTCTGCACAACAAGGCCAACCTGATGAACGAGCTGGCAAAAATCCACAAGGTCGCGGAGCGGGAACTGCCCGGCTCGCCGCATGAGGTGTTGTTGGTGCTCGATGCCGTAACGGGGCAGAACGCCCTGAGTCAGGCGAAGGTCTTTCAAGAAGTCGTCAACGTCAGCGGAATTGTTGTGACGAAGTTGGACGGCACGGCCAAAGGCGGCGTTGTGCTGCCGATTGTGCGCGAGCGTCAAATCGCTGTGAAATGGGTTGGCCTTGGCGAACAAATGGACGACCTGGAGCCGTTCGATGCGCGGGCTTTTGCACAGGCCATCTGCTCGTACGCCGACGAAGCCGAGTGA
- the plsX gene encoding phosphate acyltransferase PlsX: MKIAVDAMGGDYAPEAPVAAGAAFAREHPDVEICLVGRTADIERVLPGDAPSNLQIEHTDAVISGEDEPVRAVRRNQDASLVVAARMVREGRAAAMLSAGNTGALVAAGLLVVGRIPGIERPALAPVLPTFDGRGVLLLDAGATVDASAENIVQFAKMGTIYSKGVLGVDTPRVGLLNIGTEASKGNAVTKEAYELLQTSGLNFVGNVEAREILDGHCNVVVCDGFIGNIVLKTIEGVGLGLFSALRGAFMSSFSGKVAGAIAKPSLRGLRDRFDYAEYGGAPFLGVAGGCLKAHGSSNQRAWYKALEQAERFTRNQLLERLTAALQNKEDTR, from the coding sequence GTGAAAATAGCTGTAGATGCCATGGGCGGCGATTACGCGCCGGAAGCACCGGTGGCAGCGGGGGCCGCTTTTGCCCGGGAGCACCCGGATGTGGAGATTTGCCTGGTGGGGCGGACAGCGGACATCGAGCGCGTGCTCCCAGGGGATGCGCCGAGCAATCTGCAGATTGAACACACCGATGCCGTGATTTCAGGAGAAGACGAACCGGTTCGCGCCGTGCGGAGAAACCAGGATGCGTCCTTGGTCGTTGCCGCGCGGATGGTTCGGGAAGGGCGTGCAGCCGCCATGTTGTCCGCCGGGAACACGGGTGCGCTGGTGGCTGCAGGACTGCTTGTGGTCGGCCGCATTCCGGGTATCGAACGCCCGGCGCTGGCGCCTGTGCTGCCGACGTTTGACGGACGGGGTGTGTTGCTGCTCGATGCTGGCGCGACCGTGGATGCGTCCGCAGAAAACATTGTGCAGTTTGCGAAGATGGGAACCATTTACTCAAAAGGCGTCCTCGGCGTGGATACACCGCGGGTGGGGCTGCTGAACATCGGTACTGAAGCCTCCAAGGGGAATGCGGTGACCAAGGAAGCGTATGAACTGCTGCAGACGAGTGGCTTGAACTTCGTCGGAAACGTGGAAGCCAGAGAAATTCTCGATGGTCATTGCAACGTGGTTGTGTGTGATGGATTTATCGGAAATATTGTGCTGAAGACGATTGAGGGCGTCGGCCTCGGGCTGTTCTCGGCGCTGCGGGGGGCGTTCATGTCGAGCTTCTCCGGGAAAGTGGCGGGGGCCATCGCGAAGCCGTCTCTGCGGGGACTGCGCGATCGGTTTGACTATGCAGAATACGGCGGTGCACCGTTTCTGGGCGTGGCCGGCGGATGTCTCAAGGCGCATGGAAGCAGCAATCAGCGCGCGTGGTACAAAGCGCTGGAGCAAGCCGAACGATTCACGCGCAATCAACTGCTGGAGCGGTTGACCGCCGCACTACAGAACAAGGAGGACACGCGTTGA
- the fabD gene encoding ACP S-malonyltransferase, with translation MGRELMDRYPVARDTVAAADEALGFSLSKLFLEGPEEDLRLTYHTQPALLTVSVAAWRVFQSLQPACQPAAVAGHSLGEYTALVAAGAMSFEDAVRLVHHRGKLMDEAVPAGQGAMSAVLGMAADALEQVCAEASTDGEVVELANLNCPGQIVISGSAKAVERAGQLAKERGARRVMPLVVSGPFHCSLMRPAAGQLSAALAAATLQSAAAPVVANVDAVPRTQPDDLRAALEQQLYSPVRWEADVRAMLDLGVEGFVEFGPGTVLSGLIKKVDRSVVTYHVEDESSLQEALQATAH, from the coding sequence ATGGGACGAGAACTCATGGACCGTTATCCGGTTGCGCGCGACACGGTCGCGGCAGCGGACGAGGCGTTGGGATTCTCCCTGTCGAAACTCTTTTTGGAAGGTCCTGAGGAGGATTTAAGGCTCACCTATCACACGCAGCCGGCGCTGCTGACCGTGAGCGTGGCGGCGTGGCGTGTGTTTCAAAGCTTGCAGCCCGCATGCCAGCCGGCCGCGGTTGCAGGGCACAGCCTCGGCGAGTACACGGCGCTGGTCGCCGCGGGGGCGATGTCGTTTGAAGACGCGGTGCGGTTGGTTCACCATCGCGGTAAACTGATGGACGAGGCGGTTCCGGCAGGGCAAGGTGCCATGTCCGCCGTTCTCGGGATGGCGGCGGACGCGTTGGAACAGGTGTGCGCCGAAGCGAGCACCGACGGAGAAGTGGTGGAACTGGCGAACCTGAACTGTCCGGGGCAAATCGTGATTTCTGGCAGCGCCAAGGCCGTCGAACGCGCCGGGCAGCTGGCGAAGGAGCGGGGCGCCAGGCGGGTGATGCCGCTTGTCGTAAGCGGTCCGTTCCACTGCAGTTTGATGCGGCCTGCGGCCGGGCAGCTGAGTGCTGCGCTGGCGGCGGCGACGCTCCAGTCGGCGGCCGCGCCCGTGGTGGCCAATGTCGATGCCGTCCCCCGCACGCAGCCAGACGACCTGCGCGCTGCACTCGAACAGCAGCTGTATTCGCCTGTGCGCTGGGAAGCGGATGTGCGCGCCATGCTGGACCTGGGCGTGGAGGGCTTTGTGGAGTTTGGGCCGGGGACAGTGCTGTCAGGATTGATTAAAAAGGTGGACCGCAGCGTTGTGACATATCACGTGGAAGATGAGTCGTCCTTGCAGGAAGCGCTGCAGGCGACGGCACACTGA
- the smc gene encoding chromosome segregation protein SMC: MFLKRIDILGFKSFANKTTVEFAPGITAVVGPNGSGKSNIADAIRWVLGEQSARSLRGTKMEDVIFAGSESRKSINFCEVSLTLDNSDHHLPVVFDEVTVTRRVYRSGESEYLINKQTCRLKDVHELFMDSGLGRESYSIVGQGKIEEMLSTRPEDRRGPFEDAAGIVKFKFRRKEAERRLEETAANIVRVDDILAELERQAGPLEKEAERAAQYKALADQLQGLDISLILSDVDRLRTRFTEAGQDVNSWTTRRAEALQLLEQREANLAQARVDLEQKTAAVEAVQRRLIASVETRQRRDGDVALLRERLANAQKDLDDRTSQRAQLAEELRELAERKEDLAERLQLLQAQLEAKTAELEAAAHEVDPAARAALEADVERLNADIIELHHQAATFRNERKSAQESLHADGRRKERLAEERDKWQSEVDALQAEQAANQAAQAESRAQAAALERSLTEVGEQIRDLGQREAACARDLHQLESAGASLRSRLELLKDLEQGYDGYALGVKTVLQAADKGRLTGIYGALAGLMVVERRYETAIETALGAAQQNIVVSTEAAARAAIDMLKKRQAGRATFMPLDVIRSRRLPDAERQVAARTNGFIGIASELVTCAPEIRVAVEHLLGNVVIAETLVAANELARKLQYRTRVVTLDGDVVSPGGVMSGGSHTRRGPGLLGRSREQQDVQKQLADVEEKRSTLQTQQAALRKETETLQAKSQSVARALNEAKVTLQQLEAAARELQAKHQNAADRLQSVVWEQEQLEAGRAAWQERAETAERQLADTEASLAELEAQVRAKRAELELWDKSVQQAQESMTALKVEVATLSQERAGLLERKAELEARMVRLTERDGQLAVEQEQVRTLLAATEAAIESGVAEAASLAEEVVNLEAELTEWKQARTAVEQDVAAAERLLREQQAAAAAAEEQLHRAQVALERTDMELNHVLERLGEQYHMTVEWARSHYEPAVDVEQTKRQAEGVRRQMQALGDVQLSAIEEWSRLSERMGFLTRERDDLEQARVKLADVIQEIDTEMSKRFEETFEQIRTEFQVMFRLLFNGGRADLELNDPADLLHTGIEVIAQPPGKRLQNLNLMSGGERALTAMALLFAILRVRPVPFCVLDEVEAALDEANVSRFAQQLRKFSDDTQFIVITHRRGTMEEADVLYGVTMQESGISSLVSVRLTDDSDIETAG, from the coding sequence GTGTTCCTCAAACGCATTGATATCCTTGGCTTCAAATCGTTCGCCAACAAGACCACGGTGGAGTTTGCGCCTGGGATCACGGCGGTTGTCGGCCCGAATGGCAGCGGCAAAAGCAACATCGCGGATGCCATTCGCTGGGTCCTGGGTGAACAGAGTGCGCGCAGTCTGCGCGGGACGAAGATGGAAGACGTGATCTTCGCGGGAAGTGAGAGCCGCAAGTCGATCAACTTCTGCGAAGTCTCCCTGACGCTGGACAATTCCGACCACCACCTGCCGGTTGTGTTTGACGAGGTCACGGTGACGCGCCGGGTATACAGGTCGGGTGAGAGTGAGTATTTAATCAACAAACAAACCTGCCGCCTCAAGGACGTGCACGAGCTGTTCATGGACTCCGGCTTGGGCCGGGAGTCCTATTCCATTGTGGGCCAGGGCAAAATCGAAGAGATGCTGTCGACGCGCCCGGAGGACCGCCGCGGGCCGTTTGAAGACGCAGCGGGCATTGTCAAGTTCAAGTTCCGTCGCAAAGAAGCCGAGCGCAGGCTCGAAGAAACGGCGGCGAACATTGTTCGCGTGGACGACATCCTGGCGGAGTTGGAACGTCAGGCCGGGCCGCTGGAGAAAGAAGCGGAACGCGCGGCGCAATACAAGGCCCTTGCCGACCAACTGCAGGGCTTGGACATTTCGCTCATTCTCTCCGACGTGGACCGCCTGCGGACCCGCTTCACGGAGGCTGGGCAGGATGTCAACAGCTGGACCACGCGCCGCGCCGAAGCGCTGCAGCTGCTGGAGCAGCGAGAGGCGAACCTGGCGCAGGCGCGCGTTGACCTCGAACAGAAAACGGCCGCCGTGGAAGCCGTGCAGCGCCGTCTGATTGCTTCTGTCGAAACCAGGCAGCGCCGCGACGGAGACGTGGCACTCCTGCGTGAACGGTTGGCCAATGCCCAAAAGGACCTGGACGATCGCACCAGTCAACGCGCGCAGCTTGCGGAGGAACTGCGGGAGCTGGCGGAGCGCAAGGAGGACCTGGCAGAGCGGCTGCAGCTGCTGCAGGCGCAGCTGGAGGCCAAGACGGCGGAGCTGGAAGCCGCTGCGCACGAGGTCGATCCGGCGGCCCGCGCTGCTCTGGAGGCGGACGTCGAACGGCTCAACGCAGACATCATTGAACTCCACCACCAAGCCGCCACATTCCGCAATGAGCGCAAATCCGCACAGGAGTCCTTGCATGCCGATGGGCGGCGCAAGGAGCGGTTGGCAGAGGAGCGCGACAAGTGGCAGTCGGAAGTGGATGCCCTGCAGGCGGAGCAGGCCGCAAACCAGGCCGCGCAAGCGGAAAGCCGCGCACAAGCGGCGGCGTTGGAACGCTCGTTGACCGAGGTAGGAGAACAGATTCGGGATCTCGGTCAGCGCGAAGCGGCCTGTGCGCGCGACCTGCATCAACTGGAGTCTGCCGGTGCGTCTCTGCGGTCGCGGCTGGAACTGCTGAAGGACCTTGAACAGGGGTACGATGGCTATGCGCTGGGGGTTAAGACCGTCCTGCAGGCAGCGGACAAGGGGCGCTTGACGGGCATCTACGGCGCCCTGGCGGGGCTGATGGTCGTCGAACGCAGGTATGAAACCGCGATTGAGACGGCGCTTGGCGCCGCGCAGCAGAACATCGTGGTGTCCACCGAAGCCGCGGCGCGGGCGGCGATTGACATGCTCAAGAAACGGCAGGCGGGGCGCGCGACGTTCATGCCGCTGGACGTGATTCGCAGCCGGCGGCTGCCGGACGCAGAGCGCCAGGTGGCGGCGCGGACGAACGGATTTATTGGCATCGCCAGTGAGCTGGTCACGTGTGCGCCGGAGATTCGGGTCGCTGTGGAACACCTGCTTGGCAACGTCGTGATCGCCGAGACGCTGGTGGCGGCAAACGAGCTGGCACGCAAGCTGCAGTACCGCACGCGCGTGGTGACGCTGGATGGAGACGTCGTCAGCCCGGGCGGTGTGATGTCCGGCGGCAGCCATACGCGCCGGGGGCCTGGACTGTTGGGCCGCTCCCGGGAGCAGCAGGATGTACAAAAGCAGTTGGCGGACGTGGAGGAGAAGCGTAGCACCCTGCAAACGCAGCAGGCGGCACTGCGCAAGGAAACGGAGACCCTGCAAGCGAAGAGCCAGTCGGTCGCGCGGGCGCTCAATGAAGCGAAAGTCACCTTGCAGCAGCTGGAAGCGGCGGCGCGGGAACTGCAAGCGAAACATCAGAACGCGGCCGACCGTCTGCAGAGTGTGGTGTGGGAACAGGAGCAGCTGGAGGCGGGCCGGGCAGCGTGGCAGGAACGCGCCGAGACAGCCGAGCGCCAGCTGGCAGACACGGAAGCCAGTCTGGCGGAGTTGGAGGCGCAAGTCAGGGCCAAACGAGCTGAGCTGGAGTTGTGGGACAAGTCTGTGCAGCAAGCCCAGGAATCCATGACGGCGCTCAAGGTCGAGGTGGCGACACTCTCGCAGGAGCGGGCTGGCCTGCTCGAACGTAAGGCCGAACTCGAGGCGCGGATGGTACGGCTGACAGAGCGGGACGGTCAACTTGCGGTGGAACAAGAACAAGTTCGGACCCTGCTCGCCGCCACGGAGGCTGCTATCGAGTCTGGTGTGGCGGAGGCGGCTTCGCTGGCGGAGGAAGTCGTCAACTTGGAGGCAGAGTTGACGGAATGGAAGCAGGCGCGCACGGCGGTCGAGCAGGATGTGGCGGCGGCGGAACGGCTGCTTCGGGAACAGCAGGCCGCGGCTGCGGCAGCGGAAGAACAGCTGCACCGCGCTCAGGTGGCCCTGGAGCGGACCGATATGGAATTGAACCACGTGCTCGAACGGCTGGGCGAGCAATACCATATGACGGTGGAATGGGCGCGATCGCACTATGAACCCGCGGTCGATGTCGAGCAGACGAAGCGGCAAGCCGAGGGCGTGCGCCGACAGATGCAGGCGCTGGGCGATGTGCAGCTGAGTGCGATTGAAGAGTGGAGCCGGTTGTCTGAGCGCATGGGCTTTTTGACGCGCGAGCGCGACGACCTCGAGCAGGCGCGAGTGAAGCTGGCGGATGTCATCCAGGAGATCGACACGGAGATGTCCAAACGGTTCGAGGAGACGTTCGAGCAAATCCGCACGGAATTTCAGGTGATGTTCCGCCTGCTGTTCAACGGCGGCCGCGCGGATTTGGAATTGAACGACCCGGCGGACTTGCTGCACACCGGGATTGAGGTGATCGCGCAGCCGCCCGGCAAACGCCTGCAGAACCTGAACCTGATGTCGGGCGGCGAGCGGGCGTTGACGGCGATGGCATTGTTGTTCGCGATTTTGCGCGTGCGGCCTGTGCCGTTCTGCGTGCTGGACGAAGTGGAAGCGGCGCTGGATGAAGCGAACGTGTCGCGCTTCGCACAGCAGCTGCGGAAGTTTTCGGACGATACGCAGTTCATCGTGATCACGCATCGACGCGGTACGATGGAGGAGGCGGACGTCCTGTACGGTGTGACGATGCAGGAGTCGGGCATTTCTTCGTTGGTGAGCGTGCGGCTGACGGACGACAGCGACATCGAGACGGCCGGCTAG